Genomic DNA from Luteolibacter sp. Y139:
GCGGATGCGGAGCGGATCCTGAAGCGCACCGGGGCGACGCTGATTTCGAATTTCGAGATCGTGTCGTGGTATGGGGCGAAGGGGATCGAGAAGGCGCATCCGATGAATCTGGGAGGTGGCTTCAATTTTCCCTTCGGCCGCGTGAAACTGGTGAATGCCATCCACTCGTCGGTGTTGCCGGATGGGAGCTATGGCGGGAACCCGGGGGGCTTTGTGATCGAGACGCCGCACGGGTGCTTCTATGTTTCGGGTGACACGGCGTTACATGCGGACATGAAGCTGTTAGGCGAGATGCACTCGCTGGATTTCGCGGTGATGTGCATCGGGGACAATTTCACGATGGGGCCTGC
This window encodes:
- a CDS encoding metal-dependent hydrolase → MKLTYYGHACVGIELACGTRLLFDPFITPNGLAKAVDVDVIPADYVLLTHGHEDHVADAERILKRTGATLISNFEIVSWYGAKGIEKAHPMNLGGGFNFPFGRVKLVNAIHSSVLPDGSYGGNPGGFVIETPHGCFYVSGDTALHADMKLLGEMHSLDFAVMCIGDNFTMGPADAALAAEWVGAKHVVGVHYDTFPPIMIDRKIAAGEFAKRGVELLLPAIGETMGM